A genomic stretch from Malus domestica chromosome 15, GDT2T_hap1 includes:
- the LOC139191787 gene encoding uncharacterized protein — protein MGVCASTPTSTKSRGGGAPRPDAIGRPTSSIVIDADGRMQELKRPTQSKHITSQNPNHFLCNSETMSIGTCLTHVPDEEELQPGQIYFLLPLRQTQKPLSLPDLCDLAIKASSAMARDGGRLTSKLNFP, from the coding sequence atGGGCGTCTGTGCTTCCACTCCGACCAGCACAAAAAGCAGAGGAGGAGGAGCACCGCGACCAGATGCGATCGGACGGCCGACAAGCAGCATAGTGATCGACGCGGACGGTCGGATGCAAGAGTTGAAGCGACCAACCCAATCAAAGCACATCACTTCCCAGAATCCCAATCATTTCCTCTGCAACTCCGAAACCATGTCCATCggcacgtgcttgacccacgtGCCCGACGAGGAGGAGCTCCAGCCGGGCCAAATTTACTTCCTGCTGCCACTGCGTCAGACCCAGAAGCCCCTCTCTCTGCCGGACCTCTGCGATCTGGCCATCAAGGCCAGCTCTGCGATGGCCAGAGACGGTGGTCGCCTAACTTCAAAGCTCAATTTTccctga